GCCCCGAGCAGATCGTGGGCGCGAAAGAGATCGGCCCGCGCTCCGACCTTTGGGCGGTGGGCGTGGTGGCCTTCGAGGCGCTCACGGGCGTGCGCCCCTTCGAGGCCGACTCGGTCGGCGCGCTGGCCCTCCAAATCCACGCGGGCGAGCGGCCGCGACCCACGGAGAAGAACCCGAGCCTGCCGGCCACGGTCGACGAGTGGTTCGAAAAGGCCTGCGCTCGCGAGATCGACGACCGCTACGGCTCGGCGCGGGAAATGTCCGAGGGCCTCGCCGCCGCGCTCGCGGGGCAGAGCCCGCTCCTGGTCAGCTCCGGTCCTCGCGTCTCCGCGCCCACGTCTGCGCCCACCCCGGGGTCCGGGCCGGGCGCCGTGCCCACCGCGGCCAGCTCCGGGGGGTCACTCGGCAGCTCCGCGATGTTCGCGAAGACGCACGAGGTGCCCTCGGGCAGCCTGCCGTCGTCGCCCGGCCTGTCCGCGACGACGTTGAGCGCCCCCCCGAGCGGCTCGCGCAAGGTCGCGCTGGCCGTGGGGGGCCTGGGCCTCCTGGTCCTGGGGTTGCTTGGTGCGCTCGCGCTACGCGCGTCGCCTGGCGCGACCGCTACGGGCCTCGGGGGAAATCCCACCGCGACGACCACGACGGCGGCGACGAGCGCGCCCATCGCGACGTCGCACGTCGACGCCTCGGGTCCGGCCTCGACCGCCCTGGTCGCGCTCTCTGCGGAGCCGCCGCACGCCGCACCCTCGACCTCCGCGCCAACACCGGCTAAGTCTGTCACGCTCAAGGGACACCCGGCGACGCCGCCCCCGTCCAGCGCCCCGTCCGCGCCCCCACGACCCACGGCGACGAACAATGACCCGCTCCTGTGAAAGCGTAAAGTTCCCAAGGAGATTCGTGAGCCTAGCGCTTTCGGTAGCGCTCGGGCTGGCCAGCGCCTCGCTGGTCACGCGGCCGGCGCTCGCGGACGGCGCGCCGAGCGCGTCCGACCTCGAATCGGCCCGTGGCGCGCTCCTCGCGGGCCGCGCGCTGCGCGCGAAGGGCGACCTCGCCGGCGCGCTCGAGAAGTTCAAGGCGGCGCACGTGCTGGCGCACACGCCCGTCACGGGCATCGAGCTCGCCAAGGTCCACGCGGAGCTCGGTCAGCCGGTCGAGGCGCGCGACGTGTGCTTCGAGATCGGCCGCATGCCGATCGCGCTCGGCGAGACGGGGCGCTCGCGCGAGGCCCGCGCCGAGGCCGACACGCTCGCCGAGGCCATGAAGGGCAAGGTCGCGACCCTGCTGGTCGTGCTGAAGACGCCCCCGAACCGCGCGGCGCACGTGAAGGTGGACGGCGTGGAGGTGCCCGAGGCCGCCCTCGCCGCGGGCCGCAAGGTGAACCCGGGCAAGCACGTGGTCACCGCGCGCATCGACGAGGGCCCCGAGGCGTCGGTCTCGGCCACGCTCGGCGAAGGCGAGAAGAAGAGCGTGGAGCTCGCCCCGGAAGCGCCGACCAAGGTTTCGCAGGCCGGTGGCCCGCCTCCGCCCCCGCCTCCGCCCCCCGTCGAGGAGCGCAAGACCGTCTCACCGCTCGTGCCGCTCGGCTTCGGCGTGGGCACCGCGGGCCTCATCGTCGGCTCGGTCTCGGGCATCATCGCGCTGAGCAAGACGAGCACGCTCGACGCGAACTGCAAGACGCCGGCCCGCGACGCCAAGGTTGGCTGCCCGGCCACGGAGACCTCGGACCTCTCCACGGCGCGCGGAGCGGCCACCGTCAGCACCATCGGGTTCGTCGTGGCGGGCGTAGGCGCGGCCGTGGGGGTCGTGGGGCTGCTCACGCCTGGCACCGTGCGCGTAGGCAAACAGGGGCGAATTTCACCTTACTTCGACGGGACAGGGGCCGGGCTTCATGGCGCGTTCTAGGCTCGTCTTCACGTTGGGTGTGCTCGCGGCGCTCGGCGCTGGGGCGTGCGGCAACCTCATCGGGCTCGATAAATTTGTAGACTGCACGGAGTTTTCCGACCTCTGTACCGATGGAGGCGCCGGGGACGTCGACACTCCGGATGGCGTCGGGCCCGACGTCGTCCAACCCGACGGGGGACACGACGCCGACGCCGACGCCGACGCCGACGCCGACGCGGGCCCGCCGCTGCCCGACGGCTCGGTCGGCTCCGACTGGGCCAAGTACCGCGTACCAAACTACGACGGTGGCAGAGTCGACGCGGCGGCCGTGGCCAACCCGACGTACGTCTCGGCGGGCACTGTCGGAGCGGCCTTCGTCGACGGCGGATCGTTCGATGGCGGCGTGGCTGTCAGCCTCCAGTGGTCAACGTCAGCCGCAAGCGAGACCACCAGCACCTGGCTCCGCACGCCCGACGACGAGGTCGTTCAGACGTTCGACAAGGCACAGAGCCACTGCGTCAAGCTCGGCGGCCGCGTCCCCACACGCATCGAGCTGCTGATGTTGCTCGACTCCACGCAGCGCGACACCGACGGTAGCGCCTTCATGCTGAGGCCGGAGGTCCGGCCCAGCGACGGCCTCGTTGCCGGTCACCCGACGGCCTATTGGACCTCCACCGCGTTGCGCGGAGACGGCGGGATCGATTTCTGGGTCGTGGACTTCAAGTCCGGCGCCGTCAGGCTGACGCGGTCTGCGTTTCTGGGGGTGCTATGCATCCGATGACGAGGCGCGCCGCGACCGCCGCCGCCCTCTTGCTGCTCCCCGGGCTCGTTCGCGCTGACGCGCCGACGGGTCAATACGAGGCGTACCTGTCCACGCAGATTACGATTTCCGACGCGAAGACCCACCTCCAGTGGACGCGGGCGGTGCCCGCCGGGCAGCAATCCTTGAGCCAGATCGTCTGCTCGACCCGGCTTCCTTCGGTGCGTGAGCTCGCGACGCTGCTCGACAACGAACCCGCCACCGTTTACGACGACAAGGGTCTCCCGCAGCGCATTTACATCGACACGAACGCCTTCCCCGGCACGCCGCGCGGGAACTTCTGGACGTCGACGGCGACCCCGGAAGGAAAGGTCTTCGTGGTCAATTTCGGGACCGGGGAGATCTCCTTGGTCGATCCCGCGGTGACCAAGGCGCACGTGCGGTGCGTCGTGAACTACTAGCGCTTCGGATCGCCAGGCCACGGGACCCGTGGTAGACCGCGGGCACATGAGCCACCCTCTGTGCGTCACGCTCGATCGACGCAGCGCCCCGCGCACCATCTTCTCCGGGGACCGCCTGATCGAAGTGGACATGCCCGCGGGCACGCGCGTGCTCTACCCCAAGCCGCCGCTCGCGGGCCTGAAGGATCCGGACGCCGCCATTCGCTACGCGCTGAACCACCCGTACAACTCGGCGCCGCTCCACGCGAAGCTGCGGCCCGGCATGAAGGTCGTCATCGCGATCGACGACATCTCGCTGCCGCTGCCGCCCATGCGCCGGCCCGACGTGCGCGAGCGCGTGCTCACGATCGTGCTCGAGACCCTCGCCGACCACGGCGTGGAGGACATCGAGATGATCATCGCGACCTCCGTGCACCGGCGCATGACCGGCCCCGAGATCCGCCACATCGTCGGCGACAAGATCTACAACGCCTACTACCCCGACCGCCTCTACAACCACGACGCGGAAGACCCGAAGGGCATGGTCGAGATCGGCACCACCGAGCTCGGCGAGGTGGTCGAGCTGAACCGCGCCGCGGTGGAGAGCGATCTCCTCATTTACGTGAACCTGAACCTCGTGCCGATGGACGGCGGGCACAAGTCGGTGGCGGTGGGGCTCTGCGGGTACAAGAGCCTGCGGGCGCATCACAACCCCGAGACCATGCGCAAGTGCCACTCGTACATGGATCCGGACTCGTCCGCCCTGGCGCGGTCGGTCGAGCGAATGGGCAAGATCGCGAACGCGAAGCTCAACGTGTTCACGATCGAGACCACGATCAACAACCGCATGTTCGATCGCCCGCTCGAGTTCCTTCACAAGAACGAGGACGACCTCACGTCGAGCGAGCGCGCGGCGCTGAAGGCGCTCGTGTTCACGCTGTCCCGCGTGCCCCAGCCCGCGCGCGAGGCGATCTTCCAGCGCATCCCCTCGCCCTACGAGCTCACCGGCGTGTTCGCCGGCGAGACCGAGGCCGTGCACGAGCACACGCTCGCGAAGGCGTACGAGCAGTACCTCGTGCCCATCAAGGGGCAGGCCGACATCCTCGTCACGGGGATCCCGTACATCAGCCCGTACAACGTGAACTCGTTCCTGAACCCACTGCTCGTGCAGGTGATGGCGCAGGGGTACCTGTTCAACCTCTACAAAGGGGTGCCGCTCGTGAAGAAGGGCGGCACGATGATCGTGTGCCACCCGTGCACCGACCAGTTCGACAAAGAGCACCACGCCCCGTACATCGAGTTCGTGCACAACCTGCTGCCCGAGACGCGCGACGCGCTCGAGCTGCACAAGCGCTACGAGAAGAAGTTCTCGGAGAACCCCGCGTACATTCAGATGTACCGCTCGGGCCATGCGTACCACCCGACCCACCCCTTCTTCATGTGGTATTGGGGCGAGGCGGGGCGCCAGCACCTCGGGCGCGTCATCGTCGTCGGCGCCGACAACGAGTACATCCCGAAGCTCCTCGGCTACGAGACCGCGAGGTCCATGCCGGAGGCCCTCGAGATGGCCCGGGACACCGCGCCAGCCTCGCCGGAGATCACCATGCTCCACTCGCCGCCGATCCTCATGGCGGAGTGCTCCGCGTAACCTGCGTTCCCGCACCGTGACTTTCCCCGTACGGCGCGCCGAGAGCGCGTAAGGTTCCCCGATGGCCGCCAAGAAGAAGCCCCTCGCCACCGCCAAGCCGCGGAGCGCGCCCAAGAGCAGCGCCGTGACGACCAAGAAGCCAAGAAGCCCGCGACTGCCAAGAAGGCCGCCCCGAAGCCCGCGACTGCCAAGAAGCCCGCCGCGAAGAAGGCCCCTGCCGCGACGGCGCCGACGGCCAAGAAGCCCGCCGCGAAGAAGGCCACCCCGAAGCCCGCCGTGAAGAAGGCCAAGAAGGCCGCCCCGAAGCCCGCCGCGAAGAAGGCCGCCCCGAAGCCCGCGAAGGGAGGGACACCCGCCGGCCTCGCGCAGCAGCTCCGCAAGCTCCTCGAGGGCGAGGACGCGCCGTCGATCCACGCAAAGGGCGTGGAGCTCTTCTCCGCCATCACGCAGGGCACGAAGGGCGAGCTGCACCTCGGCCTGCTCGCGGTCGCGTTCAGGCGCGCGGGCGAGCTCGGCCACGCCGAGGCCTGGGTCGATTTCGGCCAGTGCCTCCAGAACGGCTGGGGCGTGGACCCCGACGAAGAGGCTGCGCTCGCGGCCTACGCGAAGGCCGCGAGCATGGGGTCCGACCAGGGCGCCTACGCGCTCGCCGCCAACGCCTACTGGCACCAGCAAGACTTCGCCGCCGCGCAGGCGTGGGCCAAGAAGGCGCTCCGCGGGGGCGATCCCGTGGGCGCGGTGCACTACCTCCTCGGCCGCATGGCGTTCCACGGGCAGGGCGTCCGGGCGAACAAGAAGAAGAGCTACGAGCTGCACGAGACCGCCGCGAAGCGCGGCGACTCGGACGCGATGTTCGAGCTCTTCGCGATGGCGTCCACCGGACAGGGCACGAAGAAAGACGAGCCGACCGCCGTCGTGTGGCTCATGGAGGCGGCGAAGCGAAACCACCCGCGCGCGCTCTTCAACCTCGGCGCGTTCCACGCCATGGGCAGCTTCGGGTTCGCAGAGGACCTCGAGGCCGCCGCCAGCTTCTACGAGGCGGCGTCGGAGAACGGTCACGGGCGGGCGAGCGCCACGCTCGGCACGATGTACCTCGGCGGCAAGGGCGTCCGGAAGAGCGACAAGAAGGCGGCGGAGTTCTTCGAGCGCGCGGAGGCCCAGGGCTTCGACGTCCAGGAGTTCCTCGAGGGCCTCGGCTGATCCCGCGCTCGTAGCGCGCGCCGCGCGGTGCGTGTACATACATGGAATGCGCGCCATCCGCCCTTCCGCACTCGTAGCCCTCTGCGCAGCGTCGATCGCGTGCGGCGCCTTCGGCAGCGGCGACGCTGACGACGCAGGCGCGGCGGGCATCGACGCCGCGAGCAGCGCAGACGTGGCGAGCGGCACCGATGCGGCGGCCGCGGAGAGCGGCACCGATGCGAGCGCTTGCCGCGCCACCGGGCGGCCCGTGGTCGACGTCGCGTACGGGCAGGCCGCCACCTTCCCTTTCCCCGTCAGGAAGGCGGCAGTCGCGCCCAGCGGAGACGTCTTGGCCGTCGCGCTGCGCGCGTGCGGCGACGGGAGCGCGCGCAGCGCGACGTTGGCGCGGATCGGGCGCGACGGCACCGTGAGCGGCCCCATCGGTTGTCTGCCGGAGGAGGTGCCTTGGGCGATCGCCGCTACCCCCGCCGGCGCCCTCGTGGGTACGACGCTCGGGGCGAGCCCCGAGCAGCGCGTACGACTCTGGCGGGTGGCGCCGACGGGGGCGGCGACCCAACTCGACGAGCTCGGCAACCCGGTCGTCTCGCCGCCGGAGCCGAGTCGCACACCCTTCCCTACAATCGCCTTCCAGAGCGGAACAGTGACCGGGTGGGGCGGCTTCCGGGAGGCGCAGACGGGCGCGCCGAAGGTGAAGGGCGTGCTGCGCGCGTCGACGGGCGGCCCGTGGTTGTCGGTCGCCACGCCCGTCGCGACGGAGGTGCCCGTCGCGGTGGCGGCGCGCGGCGGGAGCCTGCTCTTCGTGTTCATCCAGGAGGCGGAGGACCCGAACCCGGGCTACGTGGTGCTGCGCCGCTTCAACGTGGCCTCGAGCCTCACGGAGGACACGGCATTCTCGAACGCCGGGCGTACGAAGCTCCCGCTGCCAGGCCCTGTGCTGTTCGTCGAGGCCCCCGTGCGCTCGCTCGTGTGGGACGGCGACACGATCACCTTCGTCATGTCGGTCACCGCGACGGACAGCGCAGTCTACGTGTTCCGGGAGCCCGCCGGCCCGGCGAGCCCGGCGACCTTCGTGGGGAGCGCGGCTCAGGTGACGCGGGCGTGCGACGGCGCCACGCTCATCGCGGCGAACGCTGGCGGCGGCGCGGTCGACGTCCTCCGCTTCTCCTCGGGCGCGCTCGGGTGGTCAGGAGGCGCGGCCGCCCCGCGGCTGGCGGGGCTCGGCGGCCTCACGGGCTTCGGGGTTGCCGACGACGGGCTCGCGTACGTGGTCGGCAGCACGAAGGCCGCGAGGCTCACGCCCTAGCCTATTTCGCGATCGCGACCGGCGCCGACCGCTGCTGACCCGAGAGCGACGCGGCGCGGTGGACGAGCCCCACGAGCTCGACGCGCTCCGGGCGCCCGAAGCTCGCGTTCGACGCCACCTGCGCGATCTGGTCGAGGCGCCACTCGCGCGCGGCCGGGCTCTTGCGGAGCACCTCGGCGAAGCCCACGACGGCGGTCGCGAAGCGGAAGTCGGGGGCGGCCGCCTGGAACGTGGGCGCGATGGCGGCCGGCGACATCGGGAACACCGACTCCTCGGCGCGCTCGCTCCCGTGAGGGGTCTTGTGGCGCACACGCACCGTCACGGGGCTCGCGTCGGTCCGCTTGAGCACCACATCGTACATCGCCGTAACGGTATGACCCGCCCCCACCTCGCCCGCGTCGACCTTGTCGTTGCGGAAGTCCTTGTCGGCGATGTCGCGGTTCTCGTAGCCCATGAGCCTGTACGTGGCGACGACGCTGGGGTCGAACTCGACCTGGATCTTCACGTCGCGCGCGATGACCTGGAGCATGCCGTCGAGCTGGTCGACGAAGACGCGCCGCGCCTGCTCTTGGGAGTCGATGTAGGCGTAGTTTCCGTCGCCGGAGTCGGCGAGCTGCTCCATCGTCGCGTCCTTGTAGTTGCCCGAGCCGAAGCCCACGGTCGAGAGCGTGATGCCCTGCCCGCGGTACCCTCGGATGATGCCCCGGAGCTCGGCCTGCGTCGCCCGGCCCACGTTCGCGTCGCCGTCGCTCAGCACCACCACGCGGTTCACGTGGTTCTTCACGAGACCCTTCCGGGCGAGCTCGTAGGCGAGCTGGAGGCCGTCGCCCATCGCGGTGGACCCGCCCGCGCGGAGGCGGTCGATGGCGGAGTGGATCCGCTCGCGGCCTTCGACGCCGGTCGGCTCGAGCACGCGCTCCACACCCCCGGCGTACGTGCAGATCGCCACGCTGTCGCCAGACTTCAGGCGGTCGGTCATGAGGTGCAGGCTCTGTTTGGCGAGGTCGATGCGATCGCGGCCACCCATCGATCCGCTCGTGTCGACGAGGTAGACGAGGTGCACCGGCGTGCGCTCCTCGGAGCCGATCCGCTTGCCTTGGAGGCCCACGCGCACGAGGTGGTGGCCCGGCGTGTAGGGCGAGGGCGCCGCGTCGGTGTGGACCGCGAACGGGCGCGCAGTGGGCGCGGCGTAGGCGTACTGGAAGTAGTTCACGTACTCCTCGGCCCGCACGGAGGCGAAGGGCGGCAGCGTGCCCTCGTTCAGCTTGCGACGCGAGATCGTGTACGAGGCGGTGTCCACGTCGATCGCGAAGGTGCTCAGGCGGTCGCGTGAGGCGTCGACGACCGGGTTCACGCCGTAGTCGGCGTAGTGCTCCGTGCCGGTCGGCTCGGCCGCGGGCTTCGCGACACCGATCTGCGCGGGAGACGCCTGCACGGGCGGCGGGGGCGGCGGCGCGCTCGGGAGGCTGGGGCGGGCGACCTCGTCGCTCGCGGGCAGCGCCTCCGCGGCGGCGTGCCGCGGGCCCTGCGCGCGGGGCGACGCGGCCTCCGGGCTCGCCAGGCCTCCCATCCCACCGCCGCAGGCGATCGACGTGAGCGCGAGCGGCGCGAGGACGAGGACGGCGCGTCCGAGGTGGGCGCGACGAGGCGAGCGAGGCGACGGCGTGGAGGCGCGGGGGGAGACGGACGGGCTCATGGGGACTCCTGGAGGCCGCGGCGCGCGCGGCGGACAGCGGCGGTGTCCGAGCCCAACGCGGCGCAGGCCCACGCCTTACACTCCCAGTGCGCGATTATTTTGGCGTCGCGCCGCCCGCCTTCACGGCGCCTCGACGGTCGCGAACTTCCCCTCGGTGACGACGACCTTCTGCGCGAGCCCCGCGTCGGCGCCGGTGGCCGCCTCGGCCTCCTCAAAGGTACCGCTGAAGGTGCCCTCGACGACGACGCCGCTCGCCTTCGTCACGACGACCGTGAAGGTCGAGGCCTTCACGTCGCTGGAGAACACAGTGTTCCCGCGGTTGAAGAAGACCACCGCGCCGCTGGGCTTCGTGGCCTTGTCGGCCACGTACGTGCCAGGGGTCGTGGCGCGGAGGTTGATGGTGAGCTGCTCGGTGCCGGCCTCGTCCAGGTTCCCGGTCACGCCGATGCCGGCCGCGCCGGCCGCCCCCACGACGCGCCCGGCGGCGACCCAGGGCACGCCGTTCACCTTCATCGTGAGCTGCGCCTTCGCCGCCACGCCCGCGTCGGCGCTCGGCGTGGCCGAGCTGCAGCCGGCAAAGAGCGACGCGAACGCGCCCAGCGTGAGCGCCGCGTGGAGAGGGGACCGTAGAGGGGCGACGTGACGCTTCATGGGGATGTCTTCGGCCATCCCGATCGTGGCGTCAAACTTCCGCCCGCGCCGAGCCCGAGCTGTGTGCGTCACGGCGTTCGCGCCCAAGGGATTTCTCGGCTCGGTTGAAGCGGAGGGGCCCGTGTTGTAGGTACGGGGCCTCGGCGCGCGCTTCGCGCGTCGCGCACGACGCCGCCCAATGCACCAGAACGGACTTTCGAACGGCGCGGGTGTCGCGCCTCCCCTTCCCCCGCTCGCCCCCCTCGACGTCGAAGCGCAGCTCGGCGGCTCGAGGCTCCTCGTGCTCGGTGGCACCGGGTTTCTCGGCAAGATCTTCTGGATCATGCTGCTCCACCACTACCCGAGCATCGGCAAGATCTTCCTGCTCGTGCGGAGCTCGAAGAAGGCGACGAGCACGGAGCGCTTCTGGGCGGAGATCGCCACGAGCGAGGCGCTGCTGCCCATGCGCGAGCGCCACGGCGACGGCCTCGAGGCCTTCTTGCGGGAGAAGATCGAGCCCATCGACGGCGACGTGGGCAACCCCCACTGCGGCATCGACCCGGCGTTCCTCCGCGAGCACAAGGGCACGATCGACGCGGTGGTGAACGTCGCCGGCGTGGTCGATTTCAACCCGCCGCTCGACGAGGCCCTGGACACCAACGCGTTCGGCGCGAAGAACCTGGTCGACCTCTGCCGCGCCCTCGACGCGCCGCTCTTCCACACGAGCACCTGCTACGTCGTCGGCAACCGCAAGGGGCTCATCCAGGAAGACGTGCCGGGCGAGGTCTACCCGTTCCCGCGCGCCGACGAGCTCGGGCGCGAGCTGTGGGATCCCGACCGCGAGATCAAAGACTGCCTCGACATCGTCGCCCAGGCGAAGAGCCGCTGCGACGACGCCTTCCGCCAGAGCGAGTTCCTCGAGCGCGCGACGAAGAACCTGCTCCGCCGCGGCGAGCCCACGAGCGGCCCAGCGCTCGACCAAGAGCTCAAGTCGGTGCGCCGCCAGTGGGTGAGCGCCCGCCTCGTGGACGCGGGCGTCGAGCGCGCCACGCACTGGGGTTGGCCGAACGTGTACACGTACACGAAGAGCATCGGCGAGCAGATCATCGCGCGGAGCGGCCTCCGGTACACGATCGCGCGGCCGGCGTGCTGTGAGACCACCCTCGAGTTCCCCTTCCCCGCGTGGAACGAGGGCATGGGCACGTCGGCCCCCATCGTGTTCCTCATCATGAAGGGGCACCACCAGGTCGTCGCGCGGGACGTCGTGCTCGACTTCATCCCCTCCGACACCGTGTGCGCCGGAATGATCCTCACGCTCGCCGAGCTGCTCGAGGGCACGCAGAAGGCCGTGTACCAGTACGGCACGAGCGACGTGAACCCGAGCACCTCGGCGCGCTTCGGCGAGCTCATGGGGCTCTACCGTCGAAAGCACTACCAGCGCACCGGAAAGGGCAATCCTTTCAAGAACTTCCTCATGGCTCACTACGAGCCAGCGATCGTCGACATCGAGCGCTTCGACTCCGCCGGGCCGGGCCAGATCGCCAGCGCCGCGAGGGTGCTCGCGAAGATGCTGAAGTCGGCGCCAGGGCCCGCCGCGCGCATCACGAAGCCCGCCGCCCGCTCGCTCGAGAAGGTCGCGTCGCAGGAAGAGAAGATCGACATGATCATTCGCCTCTTCCTGCCCTTCACCTACGACCAGAAGGGGCCGTTCTCCTGCGCGAACACGCGCCACGCCTACGCGCGCCTCGGCGCGTCCGACCGCGCGAAGCTGAAGTGGCGGCCGGAGACGCTCGACTGGGCCGACTACTTCATGAACCAGCACATGCCGGCCATGGAGAAGCGGATCATCCCGTGGATGGACGACCGCTACAAAAAGGAGCTCAAGCCGCTCAAGCCGCATGAGACCCTCGTCACGCTGGTCGACCAGATGGCCGAGCGTCACGAGCACGCGGTGGCGCTCGGACGCTTCGAGGACCCCGGGTTCACGCGGATCACCTTCGCCGACGTGAAGCGCCGCGCAGACGACGTGGCCGCTCGACTCGCGGCCCGCGGCGTCGTCAAGGGGGACCGGATCGTGCTCGCGGGGAAGAACTGCCCGGCGTGGTCGATCGCGTATTTCGGCGTCATGCGCGCGGGCGCCGTGTGCGTGCCCATGGACCCCGATCTCGACGCGCCGAGCTTCGTGAACGTGGCGAGAGAGAGCGGCGCCAAGCTGGCCATTTTGGATGCCCACGTCGAAAAACGCACGGGCGCGGCGCTCACCGCCGGCCTCGCGGCTCTCGAACGCGTCCTGCTCGAGCCTACGGCCGCGGACGCCGACCCCGCGGAGGGGCTCGTCGCGCCGGTGGTCAGCGTGCGCGAGGAAGACGTCGCGAGCCTCATTTTCACGAGCGGGACCACCGGGCACCCCAAGGGCGTGCGCTTGTCGCACGGGAACTTCGCGTCGCTCATCGCCGCGCTCGCGCCGCTCTTCCCGCTCGGCATCCACGACCGCGTGCTCTCGGTGTTGCCCCTGCACCACACCTTCGAGTTCACGGCGGGGCTCCTCCTGCCCTTCTCACGCGGCACGCGCATCCTCTACCCCGGAGAGCTCACCGGCGACCGCCTGACGGCCGCGCTGAAGGAGGGCCGCATCACCGGAATGGTCGGCGTGCCCGCGGTCTGGCAGCTCCTCGAGCGACGCATCCTCGCGCGGGTGAAGGACGAGGGCGCCGTGGTGGAGACCCTGTTCCACGCGGGCGGTGATCTGAGCCGGTGGCTGTCGAAGAACGCGGGGATCGACGTGGGTCGCGCCCTCTTCGGGTCGGTCCACGAAGAGCTCGGTGGGCACGTGAAGTGGCTCATCTCGGGCGGCGCCGCGCTCCCGAAGGACACGCAGAAGCTCTTCACGGGCCTTGGCCTGCTGCTCACGGAGGGCTACGGCCTCACCGAGGCGTCGCCCGTGCTCGCGGTGGCGAAGGCGGGCTCTCCCGCCGGCCAGGTGGGCAAGGCCATCCCGGGGGTCGAGCTGCGCATCGACGCGCCCGACGCGGAGGGCGTGGGCGAGGTGCTCGCGAAGGGCCCCAACGTGATGCTCGGCTACACCGACGACGACGCCACGCGCGACGCGATCGACGCGGCCGGCTGGCTGCACACGGGCGACCTCGGCAAGTTCGACAAGCGCGGACGCCTTCAAATCGTGGGGCGCGCGAAGGACGTGGTCGTCACCTCGAGCGGCGAGAACCTCTACCCCGATGACCTCGAGCGGCTGCTCGGCGTCGTGCCGCACATCGAGGAGCTCGCGTTCGTCGGCGTCGACAACCCCTCCGGAGGCGAGCGGCTCGCGTGCATCGCGGTGCCGAAGACCGACGACACGATCACGCGGCAGGAGCGAATCACGCGGGCCGATCGGGCCCTGCGCGACGCGATCGCCAAGCTGCCCCACGGCAAACAGCCGCAGGTGATTCACTTGTATGATGCACCTTTGCCGCGCACGGCGACGCGCAAGGTGAAGCGCACGGAGGTCCGGCAAA
The window above is part of the Myxococcales bacterium genome. Proteins encoded here:
- a CDS encoding AMP-binding protein — translated: MHQNGLSNGAGVAPPLPPLAPLDVEAQLGGSRLLVLGGTGFLGKIFWIMLLHHYPSIGKIFLLVRSSKKATSTERFWAEIATSEALLPMRERHGDGLEAFLREKIEPIDGDVGNPHCGIDPAFLREHKGTIDAVVNVAGVVDFNPPLDEALDTNAFGAKNLVDLCRALDAPLFHTSTCYVVGNRKGLIQEDVPGEVYPFPRADELGRELWDPDREIKDCLDIVAQAKSRCDDAFRQSEFLERATKNLLRRGEPTSGPALDQELKSVRRQWVSARLVDAGVERATHWGWPNVYTYTKSIGEQIIARSGLRYTIARPACCETTLEFPFPAWNEGMGTSAPIVFLIMKGHHQVVARDVVLDFIPSDTVCAGMILTLAELLEGTQKAVYQYGTSDVNPSTSARFGELMGLYRRKHYQRTGKGNPFKNFLMAHYEPAIVDIERFDSAGPGQIASAARVLAKMLKSAPGPAARITKPAARSLEKVASQEEKIDMIIRLFLPFTYDQKGPFSCANTRHAYARLGASDRAKLKWRPETLDWADYFMNQHMPAMEKRIIPWMDDRYKKELKPLKPHETLVTLVDQMAERHEHAVALGRFEDPGFTRITFADVKRRADDVAARLAARGVVKGDRIVLAGKNCPAWSIAYFGVMRAGAVCVPMDPDLDAPSFVNVARESGAKLAILDAHVEKRTGAALTAGLAALERVLLEPTAADADPAEGLVAPVVSVREEDVASLIFTSGTTGHPKGVRLSHGNFASLIAALAPLFPLGIHDRVLSVLPLHHTFEFTAGLLLPFSRGTRILYPGELTGDRLTAALKEGRITGMVGVPAVWQLLERRILARVKDEGAVVETLFHAGGDLSRWLSKNAGIDVGRALFGSVHEELGGHVKWLISGGAALPKDTQKLFTGLGLLLTEGYGLTEASPVLAVAKAGSPAGQVGKAIPGVELRIDAPDAEGVGEVLAKGPNVMLGYTDDDATRDAIDAAGWLHTGDLGKFDKRGRLQIVGRAKDVVVTSSGENLYPDDLERLLGVVPHIEELAFVGVDNPSGGERLACIAVPKTDDTITRQERITRADRALRDAIAKLPHGKQPQVIHLYDAPLPRTATRKVKRTEVRQILGRTIAATQRSREDGPATPVRSALAGLKGMKSSDISGDMTIAGDLALDSLALTELLVALEAKVGIIEPQALQACRTVADVEELIGAERPSLRPARAETSSRYRIEGRAKPTAGDGDDAAFTLPPELQTAGKRLIGKLQDAFYGQVMSPRVSGRAFIPHNRNVLVVANHASHLDMGFVRHALGKYGEDVVTLAAQDYFFEKGSVKRAFFENLTNLKAIDRKSGLRASERQAGEVLSRGKTVLIFPEGTRSPDGDVHEFKSFLGHLVLTYNVDVLPIFVGGTRDAMGKGAKLPTKREIFARIGPALTVKDLRRLTHGMSYGDASREVAKLARAAVLALRGEDVLDLSRLETLSEQKKQEHPLVTLFAELETKFRPDRVERPVSFYFTLGGEDAAKWTVRVAGPQGATCEIKQGKPEGGTADCVLKTSPEIFTKIVNGYTPSPAEFISGAIKSNDVSLLMEFQKVFALA